The sequence CGCCTCTTTGAGCCGTTCCTCCAAGGTGGGAACAAATCTGCTCAGTACGGTTAGGCCAAGCATATCGCTAATGATTTCGCTGATGTCGCTGTCTTTGCCCGTGATGAACCCAAGCCGATGATCCTGCAAGACAACGCCGCAACCTTCCAAGCCGCCAGGCTTCACCCTCAACTCCTCAACGATGCGTGCCTGAGCATCCTGCCCGCTGAGGATTTTGCTGTCCACTTCCAGAGTCAGTTCCGTGTCGAGATCAGCCCGTGCGCCTCGGTATAAGCGTTTGACCGTCATACAACGGCCAGCGTCGTCGACCAAGTCGATCTGGCAAAACTGTTCGGCATCCGTCCCAGCATGCTTATTCGACATGCGGAAGGATTGGCGACTGATACGAGGAAGATTCGGGATATTGCCTGTCAGCCCCCACAACAGGGCCATTGTCAATGACGTCTTGCCTGTGTGATTCGGGGCTTCGATGACTTGGATTCCTGGTTGAAAGCGCTGCTCCCTGAGCCCCTGAAACCCGAGAAGGTTTTTTAGCTGCAACTTCTGCAGATGCCACGCACTCATTTTGCCCCCTCCTTCTTCAATGCCTCGAATCGGGCTCTCACGCCGGAGAGCTTTTCCAGGAGAGTCATGTCAACTGCTCTGGCTGGATCGTCTCCGCCAGATTCGTAAGCTCGTTGAATGTCCCTTACTAATTGCGCGGCAGTCTTTGGCAGCGTCTCACTTATTTTCTTCCATTCGATTCCCATTTGTATCCTCCCGAGAAATCTGGCGGGCAGTCGTGGCGGGATGATAGCATCAAGACCAGCATAGGTCATGCATAGTGGGGACAAGCTACTTTCCTAAACCGCGCGTGTCAACTCTAAGACTCGCTTGCTTAGCCAGTCTGCTGCAATAGAGACTAGCCACTGCCCTCCTCACTCGGCGCCGCTATTGCTTAATCAGGTCCTGGCTCGCGCAGTTCCGTTCAAGCGTAGCTTCCAACGGAATGAGTACCACACTCTCCTCTAACGCTGCCTTGTAAGTCCAAATGCCCGATTGTGGAAAGATCAGATAGCCGCAACCATTTCCCGGATGTCGGTGTGCCGTGGTTGAGCGCACCTCACACCGTGGCGCGGGGACCCACCGAGACTCGGTCGGGTAGGAAAGCTGGAACTGACCGAAGCACTGCGATCGCAGGATCGCAGCTGAAGGAATTCCAGAAGGCTTCCGCCCGCCGAGTCCGAAAGGGTCGCTCCGAAAGGTGTGGGAGCAGCTGAGCCTCGTCACACCGGCATCTCAATCAGAAAAGAAAAGGCCCGCTGATCTTTCGACCAGCGGACCTTTGTTGTAACCCGGCAGCGTCCTACTTTCCCACTGCCTCGCGGCAGCAGTAGCATCGGCCTTGGAGGGCTTAACTTCCGTGTTCGGGATGGGAACGGGTGGAACCCCTCCGGTATGGCCACCGGGAACATCTTTTAGCTCTCAGCAGTCAGCTTTCAGCGGTCAGCTTCGGAGTTTCCGGAGCTGATGGCTGTCAGCTGATCGCTGACGGCTATTTGTAAGACCATGTCTATCAGGAGCAAAGTAATGATGTTAAACCGCACGACCGATTAGTACTGGTTAGCTACAGTCCTCACGGACCTTCCACACCCAGCCTATCAAACTCGTCGTCTACGAGTGGTCTTTAGGGGGCTTACGCCCCGGGAGAGCTCATCTTGAGGCACGCTTCTCGCTTAGATGCTTTCAGCGATTATCGCCACCGGACATAGCTACCCGGCACTGCCGCTGGCGCGACAACCGGCACACTAGAGGTCCGTCCTTCACAGTCCTCTCGTACTAGTGAACGCCCCTCTCAACTCTCCTCCGCCCACAACAGATAGGGACCGAACTGTCTCACGACGTTCTGAACCCAACTCTCGTACCGCTTTAATAGGCGAACAGCCTAACCCTTGGGACCAGCTTCAGCCCCAGGATGCGATGAGTCGACATCGAGGTGCCAAACCTCCCCGTCGATGTGAACTCTTGGGGGAGATCAGCCTGTTATCCCCGGCGTACCTTTTATCCGTTGAGCGATGGCCCTTCCACGCAGAACCACCGGATCACTAAGCCCGACTTTCGTCCCTGCTCGAGCTGTCGCTCTCGCAGTCAAGCTCCCTTCTGCCTTTACACTCGACGGCTGATTACCGACCAGCCTGAGGGAACCTTTGGGCGCCTCCGTTACCTTTTAGGAGGCGACCGCCCCAGTCAAACTACCCACCAGACACTGTCTTCGCCCTGGATCACAGGGCCGAGTTAGAATATCAGAACATTCAGGGTGGTATTTCAACGTTGCCTCCACCCGACCTAG is a genomic window of Nitrospiraceae bacterium containing:
- a CDS encoding ATP-binding protein; amino-acid sequence: MSAWHLQKLQLKNLLGFQGLREQRFQPGIQVIEAPNHTGKTSLTMALLWGLTGNIPNLPRISRQSFRMSNKHAGTDAEQFCQIDLVDDAGRCMTVKRLYRGARADLDTELTLEVDSKILSGQDAQARIVEELRVKPGGLEGCGVVLQDHRLGFITGKDSDISEIISDMLGLTVLSRFVPTLEERLKEAKGLQKEITGYLEAADPLKKV